The genomic region CCGAGAAAGTTGTCATTTGAGCATAGACTGTCCAAAACATTATGGTTGTCGCCCAAATTGGCAGCATTCGAATTACCATTTTCACTTCTTCAACATCAGTTAGAGATGACAAGTTCCATTTGTTTGTCGCGCCACTTTCGATTATGTCTTGATCCTTGATCGCTGCCTTGTCCAAGAACCTACATTAATACAATCAAATCCATATAATTAGTTTAGACTTTGTACGAGAGTTTTGAGTAAATTCGTATATTAGGAATAATATATTCATCCGTCTATGTTTTATCGCTTTTCATGACTCAATTCTTTCTTCTTTTTATCATTTTTAGGTCTTTTCGAATATCTGTGACCCCATGAAATTAATCTTAAGCGGTATGCATAATAAGTCATTACACCGAGCTAATTAATAGTGCCCGAGTATTGATTGAGAGACTATCTTGTGAATACATTGACATTCTTAGAAAAATCATTCAAATAATGTAATATAATTATTTGGAGAGAGTGTGTATCCTATAGATAGACGACTTCATTCAATTGACATTATTGAGTTATATATATGCCCTTTATTTTTTCAATTAAGTAGGACCACAACCACCTTATCTAAAGATTGCCATGATATGAACTTAGACAAGAGTAATAATTAATATGGGACATTAACTATAAGACATGTGTAGTGTTGGCTGGATTTGTAGTCTTAACGTGAAGCCAAAAGTTGTTATATTAAACTTGAATCGATGATTCAACAAGTTGCTTCAATTATTAAGAAATCAGTCGGCAAATCGTTATTATATGTAATTTCTATCTAGGTTAGCAAAGTTTATGAAGGCATCACGTACGTGCACAATTAAACTaagaaatatatataatttaattatagacttttttttttgataataattTAATTGTAGACTTGATCATAATTCTAACAAATCAACAATTCTAGCGTAATTCTAACGTTCGATTGTTTACCAAATTGGACAAAGTTAAATTGACGAATAATTACCGATGGCCTTTTCATTTTAGAAGAaaaaataatagtaaaaaaaaCTTTTAAATTGAAACCTACCAACTAGATTTGCTGGAGTATCTCAAATATATATGGTTTAATTTAAATGAAGTTAGGTCAAGAAAAATCAACACTCACAGGAATTGCTCAGTGTGGGGCAACATTTGCTTGCCTTTCATCCTTCCACCGCTAACGCCGTCGATATTGTAAAGAAATAGCGGATCGGACGGCAACTCCATATTCCTCTTTCTCCAGGCAGCCACTAGGACGGCGGCAATCTGTGTCAACGGACTCCCGGCCAACTTCTTGAAACGGTACCGTTTCGTCCCCGAGAGAAATATCAATAATCCGAAGACTATAGCACATGCACATATACCGTATCCCCAGTCTCGGCCCACGTGATCTTGTATGTACACGAGAACCGTGACTGCCCCGAGCGCTCCAATATTTATGCAGAAAAAGAACCAATTGAAGAAGCCAAGCATTATGGATCGCTCTTTTGGATCCGAATCGTCAAACTGGTCCGACCCTAACCCGGAAACGCTCGATTTTAGGCCGCCTGTGCCTAGGGCGGTGAGGTACAAGGCTATGTGGAGGACCATCAGTTGTGTGCCGTTGGCCGGAATGCATGATGTTGAGCTTCCGTCGCTATCCGGGGTGCATTTCGGTGGCCGGAGGCTGGGGATTATCGTTGAGATCGTTAGGATCGTCACACCCTGGGATGgacaaaaatggaaaaaaaaatgttaAATTTAGAAACCTAGAATTAAATAATTTTTAGAGatgaaaaaataaattaaaaggTCATTCTAGTTGTATTTTTTATTTTAGAATAAGTAACCAACAACTAGATTGAAAAGAGAAAAGAGAGAGCCGTAATTCTAACCCAATCATAGAGTATTGTTTGTACTAGCTAGTAGGCACAAGACTTGAGATCGTATCTCAATTATAGAATAAAGAAAGCTAAAAAGACAAATTCCTAGAGAAGATATTTTTTTAGAGATAATAATGCAATAATGATGTTCATTGTTTGGAGATCTTACCGTTGCTTGAACTGTGGTGAAAATGGCGATTGTGAGATACCTatattaagaaaaaaaaaaaattacaaaatgaCTTAGCAGAATGAAAAacattaagataattataaagaAATAGAGAAAAACTTTTTGATGTTTACCGGCCGAGAAAGGTGTCGGCGACGAAGCCTCCGAACAAGGTGAGCATGAAAGATGTACCGAGAAAATTGGTCACGGTGTTGGCAGAGATAGCATTACTCAAATGCATAGTACCAGTCAAGTAAGTCACCAAGTTAACACCAATACCAAGTGTTGTTAGTCTTTCTATTGCCTCGacacctataatatattattacgaagaattaataaattataatgtaAGCTGAAGATAAAAATTATATTGTAATGTGTATATATAGCTAGCTAGCTAGCTAATTGATGAGATAATTATTAAAAACctaatttcaaatatatatatatatatattaaaaacctaaGATCATGGAGGCGCTGCCCCAGCCACCGGACTTTCCCCGCTCCGCTGGGCGGCCTTTGAAGTCCCAAGCATCTGGGAGAGTTTTGTCTAGGGTTTCAGGGAGACTCATTTTGCAgaatgtatatatgttataatgaTAAATCAGCTAGTTAAAGCAAGTGAAGGATTGTGTTTGGAATATGCAATGTGAAGTTATCTATTTAAAGTGGTGGGGGAAGTTGAATATTCATCAATGACCTTAAACTATTTTG from Rutidosis leptorrhynchoides isolate AG116_Rl617_1_P2 unplaced genomic scaffold, CSIRO_AGI_Rlap_v1 contig195, whole genome shotgun sequence harbors:
- the LOC139881791 gene encoding protein NRT1/ PTR FAMILY 6.3-like; protein product: MSLPETLDKTLPDAWDFKGRPAERGKSGGWGSASMILGVEAIERLTTLGIGVNLVTYLTGTMHLSNAISANTVTNFLGTSFMLTLFGGFVADTFLGRYLTIAIFTTVQATGVTILTISTIIPSLRPPKCTPDSDGSSTSCIPANGTQLMVLHIALYLTALGTGGLKSSVSGLGSDQFDDSDPKERSIMLGFFNWFFFCINIGALGAVTVLVYIQDHVGRDWGYGICACAIVFGLLIFLSGTKRYRFKKLAGSPLTQIAAVLVAAWRKRNMELPSDPLFLYNIDGVSGGRMKGKQMLPHTEQFLFLDKAAIKDQDIIESGATNKWNLSSLTDVEEVKMVIRMLPIWATTIMFWTVYAQMTTFSVSQATTMDRHIGSFQIPGASLTVFFVVSVLLTVPIYDRLVAPIARKLLHHPQGLTPLQKIGVGLVLAIIAMVAAALCEIKRLGAAKSHGLTEDPNAEIPLTVFWLMPQFILIGIGEALTYIGQLDFFLKECPKGMKTISTGLFLSTIALGFFVSSTLVTIVHNVTYKNPWLADNINKGKLYDFYWLLAILSVFNFAIFLFCAKWYVYKDKRLAEVGIELEEDDGAAFH